The following proteins are co-located in the Elusimicrobiota bacterium genome:
- a CDS encoding trypsin-like peptidase domain-containing protein: MKRLMVTAVAIAAALRLAVPAFAQVDGQVIYGSDDRIDLYQTENAKLRSMADSTVALVQAGSVKSEGATSRLDTEPYGTGNGLCKDEPFYDQVTAAFCSGSLVAPDIIMTAGHCITSDSSCANTKFVFGFAVKEKGKMPTSVATKDVYGCKQLLGREQVNDGADWALIKLDRAVSGHAPLKLNQTGVIANKTPIVVIGHPAGLPTKIAGGSEVRDNSKNGYFVANLDTYGGNSGSAVFNARTGLIEGILVRGETDYVYRGSCRVSNVCTSDGCRGEDVTKINEVTAKLPGARHRGRVAEMGPSFASLLQSIGAAGDTASVQSSRP; the protein is encoded by the coding sequence ATGAAGAGACTCATGGTTACGGCGGTCGCGATCGCGGCCGCCCTGCGCCTGGCCGTCCCGGCCTTCGCGCAAGTCGACGGGCAGGTCATCTACGGCTCCGACGACCGCATCGATCTGTACCAGACCGAGAACGCGAAGCTGCGCTCGATGGCCGACTCGACGGTGGCCCTCGTGCAGGCCGGCTCGGTCAAGTCCGAGGGCGCGACGTCGCGCCTGGACACCGAGCCCTACGGCACGGGCAACGGCCTCTGCAAGGACGAGCCCTTCTACGACCAGGTCACCGCCGCCTTCTGCTCGGGCTCGCTCGTAGCGCCGGACATCATCATGACGGCCGGCCACTGCATCACCTCCGACTCCTCCTGCGCCAACACGAAGTTCGTGTTCGGCTTCGCGGTCAAGGAGAAGGGCAAGATGCCGACCTCCGTCGCGACCAAGGACGTCTACGGCTGCAAGCAGCTGCTCGGCCGCGAGCAGGTCAACGACGGCGCCGACTGGGCGCTGATCAAGCTCGACCGCGCGGTGAGCGGCCACGCGCCCCTCAAGCTGAACCAGACCGGCGTGATCGCCAACAAGACCCCGATCGTCGTCATCGGCCACCCGGCCGGCCTGCCGACGAAGATCGCCGGAGGCTCGGAGGTCCGCGACAACTCGAAGAACGGCTACTTCGTGGCCAACCTCGACACGTACGGCGGCAACTCCGGCTCGGCGGTCTTCAACGCCAGGACCGGCCTCATCGAGGGCATCCTGGTCCGCGGCGAGACCGACTACGTGTACCGCGGCTCCTGCCGCGTCTCCAACGTCTGCACCTCGGACGGCTGCCGCGGCGAGGACGTGACCAAGATCAACGAGGTCACGGCCAAGCTCCCCGGCGCCCGCCATCGCGGCCGCGTGGCCGAGATGGGACCGTCGTTCGCGTCTTTGCTCCAGTCGATCGGCGCGGCCGGCGACACCGCCTCCGTCCAGTCGTCGAGGCCCTAA
- the amrB gene encoding AmmeMemoRadiSam system protein B, with protein sequence MPAEEDGKPVFVLRDLEELTEKPLALSGGGMLLASLLDGSRTAAQVREEFLQTAGAELEVAVILGLVNALDEAGYLETPAVAEKREKALEHFRGNPKRPAMFAGTSYPAESLPLDAKLGTLFTGERGPGKLKSESPAKAAPLGLVAPHIDFTRGGPAYAWAYQALSERKAPDVVVALGVAHASPNSPWVFTPKAYETPFGPMDIDDELYAKLSTQVWYEPRADEWAHKHEHSLEFQAVWLKYLWREKTPKWVPILVSTFERFSPDEAPSKIPTIEKGIKDLGAVLKAEIAKGRSVTIVCGIDLAHVGPRFGDDLELTPELEKKIESEDRQSLVDAMALDADGFYKSVVADGHWRKVCGLSALYTGLRLMKMIGATQPGRLLAYGQAPDPAGGIVSFASAIYDK encoded by the coding sequence GTGCCGGCCGAGGAGGACGGCAAGCCGGTCTTCGTCCTCCGCGACCTCGAGGAGCTGACCGAGAAGCCGCTCGCGCTGTCGGGCGGCGGCATGCTCCTCGCCTCTCTCCTCGACGGCAGCCGCACCGCCGCGCAGGTGCGCGAGGAATTCCTCCAGACCGCCGGTGCCGAGCTCGAGGTAGCGGTCATATTGGGCCTCGTCAACGCCTTGGACGAGGCCGGCTATCTCGAGACCCCGGCCGTCGCCGAGAAGCGGGAGAAGGCCCTCGAGCATTTCCGCGGCAACCCGAAGCGCCCGGCCATGTTCGCCGGCACGTCCTATCCGGCGGAGTCCCTCCCGCTCGACGCGAAGCTCGGGACCCTCTTCACCGGCGAGCGCGGCCCCGGCAAGCTCAAGAGCGAGTCTCCCGCGAAGGCCGCGCCGCTGGGCCTGGTCGCCCCCCACATCGATTTCACCCGCGGCGGCCCCGCCTACGCCTGGGCCTACCAGGCGCTGTCGGAGCGCAAGGCGCCCGACGTCGTCGTGGCCCTCGGCGTCGCGCACGCCTCGCCGAACTCCCCCTGGGTGTTCACGCCCAAGGCCTACGAGACGCCGTTCGGCCCGATGGACATCGACGACGAGCTGTACGCGAAGCTGTCGACCCAGGTCTGGTACGAGCCCCGCGCCGACGAATGGGCGCACAAGCACGAGCACTCCCTCGAGTTCCAGGCCGTCTGGCTCAAGTACCTCTGGCGCGAGAAGACCCCGAAATGGGTGCCGATCCTCGTCTCGACCTTCGAGCGCTTCTCCCCCGACGAGGCGCCCTCGAAGATCCCCACGATCGAGAAGGGCATCAAGGACCTCGGCGCCGTCCTCAAGGCCGAGATCGCGAAAGGCCGCTCGGTGACCATCGTGTGCGGCATCGACCTGGCCCACGTCGGCCCGCGCTTCGGCGACGACCTGGAGCTCACCCCCGAGCTCGAGAAGAAGATCGAATCCGAGGACCGCCAGTCCCTCGTCGACGCGATGGCCCTCGACGCCGACGGCTTCTACAAGTCCGTCGTGGCCGACGGCCACTGGCGCAAGGTGTGCGGCCTGTCGGCCCTGTACACCGGCCTGCGCCTGATGAAGATGATCGGGGCGACCCAGCCCGGGCGCCTCCTCGCCTACGGCCAGGCGCCCGACCCCGCGGGCGGCATCGTGTCCTTCGCGTCCGCGATCTACGACAAGTGA
- a CDS encoding DUF456 domain-containing protein translates to MTPEIVWILAALLMLAGVAGSVLPALPGAPLILVAAVLHRWLLPGWVSLWTIAALAVLAALTVVVDAACGVFGVQRFGGGRWAMLGAGVGAAVGLFFGPLGLLFGGVAGAVICEMLFDRKALNDALKAGVGAGLGMLVGTILRLGLALFMAAWLVADFLIN, encoded by the coding sequence ATGACGCCTGAGATCGTCTGGATATTGGCGGCTCTGCTGATGCTCGCCGGTGTCGCGGGCTCGGTCCTGCCCGCCTTGCCCGGAGCGCCGCTGATCCTCGTCGCCGCGGTCCTCCATCGCTGGCTGCTCCCGGGCTGGGTCTCGCTGTGGACGATCGCCGCGCTGGCCGTCCTCGCCGCGCTGACCGTCGTGGTGGACGCGGCCTGCGGGGTGTTCGGCGTCCAGCGCTTCGGCGGCGGCCGCTGGGCCATGCTCGGCGCCGGCGTCGGCGCCGCCGTCGGGCTGTTCTTCGGCCCGCTCGGCCTCCTCTTCGGCGGCGTCGCGGGCGCGGTCATCTGCGAGATGCTCTTCGACCGCAAGGCGCTCAACGACGCCCTCAAGGCGGGCGTCGGCGCGGGCCTGGGCATGCTCGTCGGCACGATCCTGCGCCTCGGGCTCGCGCTCTTCATGGCCGCCTGGCTCGTCGCCGACTTCCTGATCAACTGA
- a CDS encoding TMEM165/GDT1 family protein, producing the protein MDFKVFATTFVTLFLAEMGDKTQLAAVNLSASTKQPLSVFLGGTAALAAVTGLGVVFGEGIVRVVPEVYIRRGAALLFVGIGVFMWFNKD; encoded by the coding sequence ATGGACTTCAAAGTCTTCGCGACGACCTTCGTGACCCTTTTCCTCGCCGAGATGGGCGACAAGACCCAGCTCGCCGCGGTGAACCTCTCCGCCTCGACCAAGCAGCCGCTGTCGGTGTTCCTGGGCGGCACCGCCGCCCTGGCGGCCGTGACCGGCCTCGGCGTCGTCTTCGGCGAGGGCATCGTGCGCGTCGTCCCCGAGGTCTACATCCGCCGCGGCGCGGCCCTGCTGTTCGTCGGCATCGGCGTGTTCATGTGGTTCAACAAGGATTGA